The nucleotide sequence ACGGCAACAACAGTTAGAATCGCTCCCCAAAAGAGGAGCTTTCCTCCCCAATCAAACAGACCGTTTGCCGTAATTAAGGCTATTTCTGAAAAGACCTTTTTCATATAGTAGGAACCAAAGACCGTAGCAGCATACATTATTGTAAAGGCTACAACCATTAACCCGTAAGCGAATATCCCCTCTTGCTCCTGAGATAGAGAAAGGATACTACCTACACCAAAAATTAATCCAACAAAAACACCTACAATATAAATAATAATCCCCTTTACGAAATCGCTAAAAAACTGAGGCCTTCCTCGAGAGTCTGAAAAGTTCTTAAGGGCAATAGCAAGTAGAACAAAACCGACTAAAGCTAAAACCCCTCCTGCATAAGGAATTACTCCAAAAACGATAAAAAGGCTTCCCAATCCCCCTAAAACCTTAGTATTACTGTCCATCCCTACCTCCTCCTCGTTATTAATCATTATTTCTTTCAGCTATTAAAACTAGCTCAGGAGAAATAAAAAGGAGAGCTTAGAGCTCCCCTTCCTCTCTTTCGTCCTCAAGACTCAGCTTATACTTAAAGGCATCAGCAAGAGCAAGCCACGAAGCTTCAATTATGTTTGGAGAAACCCCTACCGTTCCCCACTTACGTTTCCCATCTGTACTCTCAATTAAAACTCTGGGAGAAGCCTCCGTTCCTGCAGTTTCATTTAAGATTCTTACTTTGTAATCTGTAAGCTTTACTTCTTTAATTGAC is from Thermovibrio guaymasensis and encodes:
- a CDS encoding DUF996 domain-containing protein encodes the protein MDSNTKVLGGLGSLFIVFGVIPYAGGVLALVGFVLLAIALKNFSDSRGRPQFFSDFVKGIIIYIVGVFVGLIFGVGSILSLSQEQEGIFAYGLMVVAFTIMYAATVFGSYYMKKVFSEIALITANGLFDWGGKLLFWGAILTVVAVGAVVSWIGWIVLTVAFFTTQENMKEERDGEVKGAS